AGTTCGAGGAGCTGGGGCAGCGGGTGCTGGAGGCCGAGCCGGGCAAGCGGCTGTCGTTCACGTGGCACACGCTGCAGCCGATGCACCGGGAACTGTTCGAGTCCGACGAGGCGTTCGCCGAGGCGCTCAAGGAGCGGTCGAGGGTGACCTTCGAGATCGAGCCGGCGGAGGTGCCGATCATGGGCATCAAGCTGACGATCATCCACGACGGCTTCGACAGCCCCGACAGCAAGATGCTGGAGGGCACCAGCGGCGGCTGGATCATGATCCTCTCGGCGCTGAAGACCTTCCTCGAGGGCGGCAAGCTCGTCGCCGACCAGTAGCCCGGACGACCAGCAGCCCGGGCTACCGGCCCGCGGACAACACCCGTGGGGACACGCCCCCGCCGGGACAGGCCCCGCTCGGCCGCCGATACCTCCCGGCACCAGCGGGGCGGCTTCCCGTGGGTGCGGTGATCCGGTCTGCCCCGTGATGCGCTCGGTCTGCTCGGGTCGCCTGGGATGGGTGTCGGTCGAGGGGGACGCTAGTCGCGTGCTCGGTGCCATAGTCGTTCGCCGTGGTCGATTCGGTCGGTCGGGGTGAGGCCCGCGCGCGAGGCGACGGCGGCGGAGGCGGTGTGGTCGGGGTGGATGTGCGCCACGACCACGCCGACGCCGCGCGCGAAGAGCCAGGCGACCAGGGTCCGCGCGGCCTCGGAGGCGTAGCCGCGTCCCTGCCAGCCCAGGCCGACGACCCAGGCGATCTCGGCTCTGCGGCCCTCGTCGCTGATCGTCGCCTGGACGTATCCGACCGCCCGCCCGTCGGCCACGCGGCGGATGATCCAGTTGTGCCACTCCTCGAGGCCGTCAGGGG
This window of the Nonomuraea africana genome carries:
- a CDS encoding GNAT family N-acetyltransferase; amino-acid sequence: MTDDLIALTPLTVADSDEMVGVLAGAELYTFTGGSAPTLDGLRARYARQVAGRSPDGLEEWHNWIIRRVADGRAVGYVQATISDEGRRAEIAWVVGLGWQGRGYASEAARTLVAWLFARGVGVVVAHIHPDHTASAAVASRAGLTPTDRIDHGERLWHRARD